TAGTATCGACTATACCAGCAATTTTTGCAGCTTTTTTATTAGACGATTTTTTTGAAAATATTTTTTCTTCTATATTTGCAGTCGCAACTTTTTTATTTATAACTGGTATTATGATGTTTTTATCTGATAATTTTGATAAAGATAAAAAAGATATGCAGAATATCTCTTATAAAGATGCTTTAATTATAGGATTAGTACAAGCATTAGCAATTTTACCAGGTATTTCAAGAAGCGGTTCAACTTTATTTGCAGCTTTACTTTTAGGTATGAAAAGAAAAGAAGCAGTCAAATATTCTTTTTTGATGAGTTTACCAGTTACTTTTGGTGCTGGAATTTTGAAACTGGAAGGTTTTAATTTTAATATTTATTATTTCTTAGGAACTATAGTTGCTTTTTTAAGCGGTATTTTAGGTCTCTATATTCTCAAGAAGACTGTTTTAAATGGCAAATTAAAGTTTTTTGCCTATTATTGTTTTTCTATATCCATTTTTACATTTATTTATTTTGGTTTGGTGATCTAATTGATAAAAAATTTTATTTTAGGGTTTTTAATTGGAATTTCTAATTTAGTGCCAGGTGTTAGTGGTGGTACTATTGCTGTTATATCTGGTAAATATGATGAAATAATTTCTTCCGTATCAAATTATTTTTCTTTTAAATTTGATAAAAAATCGAATTCTATATTGATTCCTTTAGCAATAGGGCTTATTTTGGCCGTATTTGGT
This genomic interval from Oceanotoga teriensis contains the following:
- a CDS encoding undecaprenyl-diphosphate phosphatase, whose protein sequence is MKEIILGLVQGLTEFLPVSSSGHLTIFSEFMNLGQNVSYFAILHLATFFAVLLFVWREVFDIIKGIFTLNKNMLNLAGKLIVSTIPAIFAAFLLDDFFENIFSSIFAVATFLFITGIMMFLSDNFDKDKKDMQNISYKDALIIGLVQALAILPGISRSGSTLFAALLLGMKRKEAVKYSFLMSLPVTFGAGILKLEGFNFNIYYFLGTIVAFLSGILGLYILKKTVLNGKLKFFAYYCFSISIFTFIYFGLVI